The following coding sequences lie in one Salmo salar chromosome ssa13, Ssal_v3.1, whole genome shotgun sequence genomic window:
- the LOC123726092 gene encoding protocadherin alpha-8: MAVLENREWGWIVNIFWLLLCFRDSVSRQMTYSISEEVKPGTFVGNLAKDLNLKVIELEARRIQIESGSYKKYFEVNLKTGVLFVSEAIDREKLCPNSLLCTESLEVIVNNPLRMYNVEVNILDINDNAPQFPVKSQIIRISEHTSPGARFPLSTADDMDVGSNSIDAYKLSTNAFFNLDVHTEADSGPSAELILNKALDREKQPVIKLTLTAIDGGKPPRSGSTEIIVNILDANDNAPVFSKALYKAKVLETAPIGTAFLRLNATDLDEGLNGEIMYLFSKQGQRGSYGIFAINQSNGEMTVAGPLDYEVTSAYEIRVEAQDRGHSPLASHCKVLVEVVDVNDNAPDIKLSSLLESVREDAKKGTAIALITIIDKDGGKNGNVHCTISGVSPFLLESSQGKYYSMVLGETLDREINSQYNVTIIARDEGTPPLSSTSIITVHVSDVNDNTPRFPEPTVNVFLKENSPARSVISSVTALDPDSKANAQITYILLEPRNRPTASQTPVNVNYATGEIYSMQSVNYEEVKKFQFQVQATDSGVPPLSSNVTVNVFILDENDNSPVILPPYSDHGSVHSENIPYSAEAGYFVAKIRAVDADSGYNALLSYHISEPKGTNLFRIGTNNGEIRTKRRMSDNDLKTHPLVILVSDNGEPSLSATVSIDVVVVESTDDMQTTFRQLPVKEESFSDLNLYLLVAIVSVSVIFLLSLISLIVVKCHRTDGSFSRCSAPMITTHPDGSWSYSKSTQQYDVCFSSDTMKSDVVVFPTPFPPADDELISINGGDTFQRTQTLPNTDKVCRYLYYV; this comes from the coding sequence ATGGCTGTACTCGAGAACCGTGAGTGGGGTTGGATTGTGAATATATTTTGGCTGTTGCTTTGTTTTCGGGATTCTGTTTCTAGACAAATGACCTATTCAATTTCCGAGGAGGTAAAACCGGGGACATTTGTTGGGAATTTGGCTAAGGATTTAAATCTAAAAGTGATTGAACTGGAGGCACGCAGGATTCAGATTGAATCTGGATCATATAAGAAATATTTTGAGGTAAATTTGAAAACTGGCGTTCTCTTCGTTAGCGAAGCCATAGACCGAGAGAAGCTTTGTCCCAACAGCCTTCTTTGTACTGAAAGCTTGGAGGTTATTGTTAATAATCCTTTACGAATGTACAATGTTGAAGTAAATATACTAGACATAAACGACAACGCACCACAATTTCCTGTGAAATCACAGATTATTCGTATTTCTGAGCATACTTCACCTGGAGCAAGATTTCCTCTGTCTACAGCTGACGATATGGATGTAGGGAGCAACTCTATCGACGCATATAAACTCTCCACAAATGCCTTTTTCAATCTAGACGTACATACTGAGGCTGATAGTGGTCCATCAGCAGAGTTAATTCTAAATAAAGCTTTAGACCGAGAGAAACAGCCTGTGATCAAGCTAACGCTGACTGCTATTGATGGAGGAAAGCCTCCCAGATCAGGGAGCACAGAAATCATTGTCAACATACTCGATGCAAACGATAATGCGCCAGTGTTTTCCAAAGCCCTGTATAAGGCAAAAGTCTTAGAGACTGCGCCAATTGGCACTGCTTTTCTAAGGCTTAATGCAACAGACCTAGACGAAGGCTTGAACGGTGAAATAATGTATTTGTTCAGCAAACAAGGACAAAGGGGGAGTTATGGTATATTTGCAATCAATCAGAGCAATGGGGAAATGACAGTAGCGGGACCTTTAGATTATGAAGTGACCAGTGCGTATGAGATTCGTGTAGAAGCCCAGGACCGAGGCCACTCACCTCTGGCTTCACATTGCAAAGTGTTGGTAGAGGTAGTGGACGTAAACGATAATGCCCCGGACATCAAACTCTCCTCGCTTttggagagtgtgagagaggacgCAAAGAAGGGTACGGCAATTGCGCTAATCACGATTATTGATAAGGATGGTGGTAAAAACGGCAATGTGCATTGTACCATATCTGGTGTCTCGCCGTTTCTATTGGAGTCATCTCAGGGTAAATACTACTCCATGGTCCTTGGAGAAACGCTGGACAGGGAAATCAACTCTCAGTATAATGTCACCATCATAGCCAGAGATGAAGGGACCCCTCCTCTGTCCAGTACTAGCATTATTACTGTCCACGTTTCTGATGTCAATGACAATACGCCACGCTTTCCAGAACCCACTGTTAACGTGTTCTTAAAAGAAAATAGTCCGGCAAGATCTGTGATATCTTCTGTGACTGCGCTGGATCCAGATTCAAAAGCAAACGCTCAGATAACATATATTTTACTAGAGCCCAGAAATAGGCCTACAGCTTCGCAGACACCTGTCAATGTAAATTATGCCACAGGTGAAATATACAGCATGCAGTCAGTGAACTATGAAGAAGTGAAAAAGTTCCAGTTCCAAGTTCAGGCTACAGACTCTGGTGTTCCTCCACTAAGCAGCAACGTCACTGTCAACGTTTTTATCCTGGATGAGAATGACAACAGTCCTGTGATTCTCCCGCCCTATTCTGACCACGGCTCCGTTCATTCTGAGAACATTCCTTATTCTGCTGAAGCGGGATACTTTGTGGCCAAGATCAGGGCTGTAGACGCCGACTCTGGTTATAATGCGCTGCTTTCTTATCACATCTCTGAACCAAAGGGGACCAATCTATTCAGAATTGGAACCAACAACGGAGAAATACGGACTAAGAGACGCATGAGTGACAATGACTTAAAAACTCACCCGTTGGTCATTCTGGTGTCTGATAATGGAGAACCTTCCCTGTCTGCGACTGTGTCTATTGATGTTGTGGTCGTTGAAAGTACAGATGACATGCAGACAACTTTCAGACAACTGCCTGTAAAGGAGGAGAGTTTCTCAGATTTAAATCTGTATCTGCTCGTCGCcattgtgtcagtatcagtgatATTTCTACTGAGCCTCATCAGTTTAATAGTTGTAAAATGCCACAGGACAGACGGCAGTTTCAGCAGGTGCAGCGCCCCCATGATCACCACCCACCCTGACGGGAGCTGGTCTTACTCCAAATCTACTCAGCAGTATGACGTGTGTTTCAGCTCTGACACAATGAAGAGTGACGTGGTAGTTTTCCCCACGCCATTTCCACCTgctgatgatgagttgatcagTATTAATGGAGGAGACACTTTTCAAAGGACACAGACGCTTCCCAACACAGATAAGGTATGCCGATATCTTTATTATGTCTAA